A DNA window from Ipomoea triloba cultivar NCNSP0323 chromosome 10, ASM357664v1 contains the following coding sequences:
- the LOC116032000 gene encoding high mobility group B protein 14 isoform X2, producing the protein MAKKKSETRERPPESSALTEKNSSKSNEGKMVLRVRPPRQLKDTGEEQGRAVSGRKRKTTSKKVSKVDSKMPKKPPTAFFFFLEDFRKEFQEKNPDVKSMRDIGKACGEKWKIMTYEEKVQYYDIATEKRREFDRAMADYKKRKENGEFKEFEDDSDFDD; encoded by the exons ATGGCGAAGAAGAAATCGGAGACTCGGGAACGGCCACCGGAATCTTCAGCTCTCACTGAGAAAAACTCTTCAAAATCAAACGAAGG GAAAATGGTGCTGAGAGTGAGACCGCCGCGTCAATTGAAGGACACCGGGGAAGAACAGGGCAGAGCCGTATCAGGAAGGAAGCGCAAAACGACGTCGAAGAAAGTCTCCAAAGTAGACTCCAAGATGCCTAAGAAACCCCCTactgctttcttcttcttcct gGAGGACTTCCGGAAGGAATTCCAGGAGAAGAATCCAGATGTCAAGTCTATGCGTGAT ATTGGGAAGGCTTGCGGAGAGAAGTGGAAAATAATGACTTATGAG GAAAAAGTTCAGTATTATGATATTGCTACAGAGAAACGAAGAGAATTTGATAGAGCTATGGCGGACTATAAAAAAAGAAAG GAAAACGGGGAGTTCAAAGAGTTCGAAGATGACTCTGATTTTGATGATTAG
- the LOC116032000 gene encoding high mobility group B protein 14 isoform X1 — translation MAKKKSETRERPPESSALTEKNSSKSNEGIFRKMVLRVRPPRQLKDTGEEQGRAVSGRKRKTTSKKVSKVDSKMPKKPPTAFFFFLEDFRKEFQEKNPDVKSMRDIGKACGEKWKIMTYEEKVQYYDIATEKRREFDRAMADYKKRKENGEFKEFEDDSDFDD, via the exons ATGGCGAAGAAGAAATCGGAGACTCGGGAACGGCCACCGGAATCTTCAGCTCTCACTGAGAAAAACTCTTCAAAATCAAACGAAGG AATTTTCAGGAAAATGGTGCTGAGAGTGAGACCGCCGCGTCAATTGAAGGACACCGGGGAAGAACAGGGCAGAGCCGTATCAGGAAGGAAGCGCAAAACGACGTCGAAGAAAGTCTCCAAAGTAGACTCCAAGATGCCTAAGAAACCCCCTactgctttcttcttcttcct gGAGGACTTCCGGAAGGAATTCCAGGAGAAGAATCCAGATGTCAAGTCTATGCGTGAT ATTGGGAAGGCTTGCGGAGAGAAGTGGAAAATAATGACTTATGAG GAAAAAGTTCAGTATTATGATATTGCTACAGAGAAACGAAGAGAATTTGATAGAGCTATGGCGGACTATAAAAAAAGAAAG GAAAACGGGGAGTTCAAAGAGTTCGAAGATGACTCTGATTTTGATGATTAG
- the LOC116031998 gene encoding DNA replication licensing factor MCM3 homolog 2 isoform X2, with protein sequence MDLSDEVRAAHKRTFLKFFEQTELDTQFKSQFDSMVNNKRHRFIINLNDFYNDREGSDLARRLLQNPSEYMQPLCDALTDLFRVHSPKYLKEGEQVLVGLTGPFVSRRVTPRELLSGFIGSMVCIEGIVTKCSLVRPKVVKSVHFCPETSKFTTRDYRDITSNVGLPTGSVYPTRDDSGNLLVTEYGLCTYKDHQTVSIQEVPENSAPGQLPRTVDVIVEDDLVDSCKPGDRVAVVGIYKALPGKSKGSMNGVFRTVLIANNVSLLNKSANVPNYSAQIIKNINVISARDDTFDLLANSLAPSIYGHLWIKKAVILLMLGGVEKNLKNGTHLRGDINMMMVGDPSVAKSQLLRAIMNIAPLAISTTGRGSSGVGLTAAVTSDQETGERRLEAGAMVLADRGVVCIDEFDKMNDQDRVAIHEVMEQQTVTIAKAGIHASLNARCSVVAAANPIYGSYDRSITPTKNIGLPDSLLSRFDLLFIVLDQMDPGIDRQISEHVLRMHRYRSATDGALDDGSRYEEENEDENNLPVFVKYNRMLHGRNTSRGRKKDALTIKFLKTYIHYAKNRIQPELTDEASDQIATAYAELRNASANAKTGGGTLPITARTLETIIRLSTAHAKLKLRRQVLKSDVEAALQVLNFAIYHQELTEMEERERERERELERKRRAEDDAGDNDRNDDADTDGIRNNGSKRSKTNDGGTTTRTHEHETMEVDDPPTAEISISPERVEAFSSVLGRHRHAHHLEQMPVADIGGVVNNGAALPYSSTEIMSILKIMQEKDLLMIHKDASTGTDVVYFM encoded by the exons ATGGATCTAAGCGATGAAGTCAGGGCGGCGCACAAACGAACATTTCTCAAGTTCTTTGAACAAACT GAGCTGGACACCCAATTCAAATCTCAATTCGACTCCATGGTCAACAATAAACGACATCGCTTCATTATAAACCTAAACGATTTCTACAATGACAGAGAAGGCTCTGACTTGGCTCGCag GCTTCTTCAGAATCCCAGTGAGTATATGCAACCATTATGTGATGCATTAACGGATTTGTTCCGAGTGCACAGTCCCAAGTACTTGAAGGAAGGAGAACAAGTGCTTGTTGGATTGACAGGTCCTTTTGTTTCAAGGAGAGTGACCCCAAGGGAGCTTTTGTCTGGTTTCATTGGTTCTATGGTCTGCATTGAGGGCATTGTTACCAAAT GTTCTCTGGTGAGGCCAAAGGTTGTAAAGAGTGTCCACTTCTGTCCTGAGACTAGCAAATTCACAACCCGGGATTACAGAGATATTACATCCAATGTAGGATTGCCGACAGGCTCTGTCTATCCAACACGG GATGATAGTGGCAATTTGCTAGTTACGGAGTATGGGCTATGTACGTACAAAGATCACCAGACAGTGTCAATTCAAGAGGTGCCTGAAAATTCAGCTCCTGGTCAACTTCCTCGAACTGTGGATGTCATAGTTGAGGATGACCTTGTGGATTCATGCAAGCCTGGAGATCGTGTTGCAGTTGTTGGGATATACAAGGCACTTCCTGGAAAAAGTAAAGGAAGCATGAATGGAGTATTCAG GACTGTCCTCATAGCTAACAATGTCTCTCTTCTCAACAAATCAGCCAATGTGCCAAACTACTCGGCTCAAATCATAAAGAACATAAATGTGATTTCTGCAAGAGATGATACATTTGACCTCCTTGCAAATTCACTTGCTCCATCTATTTACGGGCATTTGTGGATAAAGAAAGCAGTGATTCTATTAATGCTTGGTGGAGTTgaaaaaaacttgaaaaatggAACCCATTTACGAGG TGACATAAATATGATGATGGTTGGTGATCCTTCTGTTGCCAAGTCTCAGCTGCTAAGAGCAATTATGAATATTGCCCCTCTGGCAATATCAACTACTGGTCGGGGTTCCTCTGGAGTTGGTTTGACAGCTGCTGTTACATCTGATCAAGAAACAG GAGAAAGAAGACTAGAAGCTGGTGCCATGGTTCTTGCTGATAGAGGTGTTGTTTGTATTGATGAGTTTGATAAGATGAATGATCAAGATCGCGTGGCTATACATGAAGTTATGGAACAGCAGACTGTAACAATTGCCAAAGCAGGAATCCATGCATCCTTGAACGCTCGGTGCAGTGTAGTGGCAGCTGCAAATCCCATATATGGATCC TATGATCGCTCAATCACTCCAACAAAGAACATCGGACTTCCAGACTCTTTACTTTCACGTTTTGATTTGCTATTTATTGTTCTGGATCAAATGGATCCAGGAATTGACCGTCAAATCTCTGAGCATGTTTTACGCATGCATCGGTATCGTTCAGCAACAGATGGAG CATTAGATGATGGTTCAAGATATGAAGAGGAAAATGAAGATGAGAATAATTTGCCTGTCTTTGTCAAATATAACCGCATGCTACATGGAAGGAATACAAGTAGAGGTCGCAAGAAAGACGCTCTCACTATCAAGTTTCTTAAGACATATATTCATTATGCAAAGAACAGGATTCAGCCTGAGCTGACTGATGAG GCATCTGATCAAATTGCAACTGCATATGCAGAACTCAGAAATGCCAGTGCAAATGCAAAG ACTGGGGGAGGAACACTTCCAATTACTGCCAGAACCTTAGAAACAATAATTCGGCTATCAACAGCCCATGCCAAGCTGAAGTTGAGAAGACAG GTTCTGAAGTCTGATGTAGAAGCTGCTCTTCAAGTTCTAAACTTTGCAATATATCATCAAGAGCTGACAGAAATGGAGGAGCGTGAACGTGAAAGAGAAAGGGAGCTGGAGAGGAAACGCAGAGCTGAGGATGATGCTGGTGATAATGATAGAAATGATGATGCTGACACTGATGGAATTCGCAATAATGGCAGTAAAAGGAGCAAGACTAATGATGGTGGCACTACTACGAGAACACA TGAACATGAAACCATGGAAGTAGATGACCCCCCTACAGCTGAGATCAGCATATCCCCAGAGAG AGTGGAGGCATTTAGCTCGGTGCTGGGTAGGCACAGGCATGCACACCACTTGGAGCAAATGCCAGTCGCTGACATCGGGGGTGTTGTGAACAATGGGGCAGCCTTACCCTATTCAAGCACAGAAATTATGTCTATTTTAAAG ATAATGCAGGAAAAAGACCTGTTGATGATACATAAGGACGCTAGCACGGGCACTGATGTGGTTTACTTTATGTGA
- the LOC116031998 gene encoding DNA replication licensing factor MCM3 homolog 2 isoform X1, whose protein sequence is MDLSDEVRAAHKRTFLKFFEQTELDTQFKSQFDSMVNNKRHRFIINLNDFYNDREGSDLARRLLQNPSEYMQPLCDALTDLFRVHSPKYLKEGEQVLVGLTGPFVSRRVTPRELLSGFIGSMVCIEGIVTKCSLVRPKVVKSVHFCPETSKFTTRDYRDITSNVGLPTGSVYPTRDDSGNLLVTEYGLCTYKDHQTVSIQEVPENSAPGQLPRTVDVIVEDDLVDSCKPGDRVAVVGIYKALPGKSKGSMNGVFRTVLIANNVSLLNKSANVPNYSAQIIKNINVISARDDTFDLLANSLAPSIYGHLWIKKAVILLMLGGVEKNLKNGTHLRGDINMMMVGDPSVAKSQLLRAIMNIAPLAISTTGRGSSGVGLTAAVTSDQETGERRLEAGAMVLADRGVVCIDEFDKMNDQDRVAIHEVMEQQTVTIAKAGIHASLNARCSVVAAANPIYGSYDRSITPTKNIGLPDSLLSRFDLLFIVLDQMDPGIDRQISEHVLRMHRYRSATDGGGAALDDGSRYEEENEDENNLPVFVKYNRMLHGRNTSRGRKKDALTIKFLKTYIHYAKNRIQPELTDEASDQIATAYAELRNASANAKTGGGTLPITARTLETIIRLSTAHAKLKLRRQVLKSDVEAALQVLNFAIYHQELTEMEERERERERELERKRRAEDDAGDNDRNDDADTDGIRNNGSKRSKTNDGGTTTRTHEHETMEVDDPPTAEISISPERVEAFSSVLGRHRHAHHLEQMPVADIGGVVNNGAALPYSSTEIMSILKIMQEKDLLMIHKDASTGTDVVYFM, encoded by the exons ATGGATCTAAGCGATGAAGTCAGGGCGGCGCACAAACGAACATTTCTCAAGTTCTTTGAACAAACT GAGCTGGACACCCAATTCAAATCTCAATTCGACTCCATGGTCAACAATAAACGACATCGCTTCATTATAAACCTAAACGATTTCTACAATGACAGAGAAGGCTCTGACTTGGCTCGCag GCTTCTTCAGAATCCCAGTGAGTATATGCAACCATTATGTGATGCATTAACGGATTTGTTCCGAGTGCACAGTCCCAAGTACTTGAAGGAAGGAGAACAAGTGCTTGTTGGATTGACAGGTCCTTTTGTTTCAAGGAGAGTGACCCCAAGGGAGCTTTTGTCTGGTTTCATTGGTTCTATGGTCTGCATTGAGGGCATTGTTACCAAAT GTTCTCTGGTGAGGCCAAAGGTTGTAAAGAGTGTCCACTTCTGTCCTGAGACTAGCAAATTCACAACCCGGGATTACAGAGATATTACATCCAATGTAGGATTGCCGACAGGCTCTGTCTATCCAACACGG GATGATAGTGGCAATTTGCTAGTTACGGAGTATGGGCTATGTACGTACAAAGATCACCAGACAGTGTCAATTCAAGAGGTGCCTGAAAATTCAGCTCCTGGTCAACTTCCTCGAACTGTGGATGTCATAGTTGAGGATGACCTTGTGGATTCATGCAAGCCTGGAGATCGTGTTGCAGTTGTTGGGATATACAAGGCACTTCCTGGAAAAAGTAAAGGAAGCATGAATGGAGTATTCAG GACTGTCCTCATAGCTAACAATGTCTCTCTTCTCAACAAATCAGCCAATGTGCCAAACTACTCGGCTCAAATCATAAAGAACATAAATGTGATTTCTGCAAGAGATGATACATTTGACCTCCTTGCAAATTCACTTGCTCCATCTATTTACGGGCATTTGTGGATAAAGAAAGCAGTGATTCTATTAATGCTTGGTGGAGTTgaaaaaaacttgaaaaatggAACCCATTTACGAGG TGACATAAATATGATGATGGTTGGTGATCCTTCTGTTGCCAAGTCTCAGCTGCTAAGAGCAATTATGAATATTGCCCCTCTGGCAATATCAACTACTGGTCGGGGTTCCTCTGGAGTTGGTTTGACAGCTGCTGTTACATCTGATCAAGAAACAG GAGAAAGAAGACTAGAAGCTGGTGCCATGGTTCTTGCTGATAGAGGTGTTGTTTGTATTGATGAGTTTGATAAGATGAATGATCAAGATCGCGTGGCTATACATGAAGTTATGGAACAGCAGACTGTAACAATTGCCAAAGCAGGAATCCATGCATCCTTGAACGCTCGGTGCAGTGTAGTGGCAGCTGCAAATCCCATATATGGATCC TATGATCGCTCAATCACTCCAACAAAGAACATCGGACTTCCAGACTCTTTACTTTCACGTTTTGATTTGCTATTTATTGTTCTGGATCAAATGGATCCAGGAATTGACCGTCAAATCTCTGAGCATGTTTTACGCATGCATCGGTATCGTTCAGCAACAGATGGAG GTGGTGCAGCATTAGATGATGGTTCAAGATATGAAGAGGAAAATGAAGATGAGAATAATTTGCCTGTCTTTGTCAAATATAACCGCATGCTACATGGAAGGAATACAAGTAGAGGTCGCAAGAAAGACGCTCTCACTATCAAGTTTCTTAAGACATATATTCATTATGCAAAGAACAGGATTCAGCCTGAGCTGACTGATGAG GCATCTGATCAAATTGCAACTGCATATGCAGAACTCAGAAATGCCAGTGCAAATGCAAAG ACTGGGGGAGGAACACTTCCAATTACTGCCAGAACCTTAGAAACAATAATTCGGCTATCAACAGCCCATGCCAAGCTGAAGTTGAGAAGACAG GTTCTGAAGTCTGATGTAGAAGCTGCTCTTCAAGTTCTAAACTTTGCAATATATCATCAAGAGCTGACAGAAATGGAGGAGCGTGAACGTGAAAGAGAAAGGGAGCTGGAGAGGAAACGCAGAGCTGAGGATGATGCTGGTGATAATGATAGAAATGATGATGCTGACACTGATGGAATTCGCAATAATGGCAGTAAAAGGAGCAAGACTAATGATGGTGGCACTACTACGAGAACACA TGAACATGAAACCATGGAAGTAGATGACCCCCCTACAGCTGAGATCAGCATATCCCCAGAGAG AGTGGAGGCATTTAGCTCGGTGCTGGGTAGGCACAGGCATGCACACCACTTGGAGCAAATGCCAGTCGCTGACATCGGGGGTGTTGTGAACAATGGGGCAGCCTTACCCTATTCAAGCACAGAAATTATGTCTATTTTAAAG ATAATGCAGGAAAAAGACCTGTTGATGATACATAAGGACGCTAGCACGGGCACTGATGTGGTTTACTTTATGTGA
- the LOC116031999 gene encoding DNA-damage-repair/toleration protein DRT111, chloroplastic: MLGGLFGDLPPPSSSTDQDEKSGGGGGNVWSSSTAKMAPSALRKPFAPPQTVLRPQTLLKPKPPKPSPNPTNENANPNPTAHQAASFQPALVAITSTVVDEYDPARPNDYEEYRREKKRKQVEADLREREKREREKEKEKERERERERERELNLSGEEAWRRRAAMSGGGGGAAAPRSPSPPPGNGEFNIGGRSETAGLGMGMGAEGKMTMTAAQRMMAKMGWKEGQGLGKQEQGITTPLMAKKTDKRGGVIVAGDEVKQQPEKKVKSVNFNMAPTRVVLLRNMVGPGEVDDDLEGEVAEECSKFGTVTRVLIFEITEPNFPHDEAVRIFIQFERSEQATKALIELEGRFFGGRVVRAGFYDEERFSNNELAPLPGEIPGF; this comes from the exons ATGCTGGGCGGCTTGTTCGGCGATCTCCCGCCGCCGTCTTCCTCTACCGACCAAGATGAAAaatccggcggcggcggcggcaatGTTTGGTCAAGCAGCACCGCCAAGATGGCCCCATCCGCCCTCCGCAAACCCTTCGCCCCTCCCCAGACTGTTCTCCGTCCTCAAACCCTACTCAAGCCCAAGCCTCCTAAACCTAGCCCTAATCCGACCAACGAGAATGCCAATCCAAATCCTACTGCGCACCAGGCGGCGTCGTTCCAGCCAGCGTTGGTCGCCATTACCAGCACCGTCGTAGATGAGTACGATCCAGCCCGGCCGAACGACTACGAGGAGTACCGGAGGGAGAAGAAGAGGAAGCAGGTGGAGGCGGATTTGAGGGAAAGGGAgaagagggagagggagaaggagaaggagaaggagaggGAGCGGGAGcgggagagggagagggagttGAACCTCTCCGGCGAGGAGGCGTGGCGGAGAAGAGCTGCTATGAGCGGCGGCGGAGGTGGCGCTGCTGCTCCGAGATCACCGTCGCCTCCCCCTGGTAACGGAGAGTTTAATATCGGAGGGAGATCGGAGACTGCCGGCTTGGGAATGGGAATGGGGGCGGAGGGAAAGATGACCATGACTGCTGCACAGAGAATGATGGCTAAGATGGGGTGGAAGGAAGGACAGGGATTAGGGAAGCAAGAGCAGGGGATTACTACTCCTTTAATGGCCAAGAAGACCGATAAGAGAGGTGGAGTTATTGTAGCTGGTGATGAGGTTAAACAACAGCCGGAGAAGAAGGTTAAGAGCGTTAATTTCAATATGGCTCCAACAAGGGTTGTACTGCTCAGGAACATG GTTGGCCCTGGCGAAGTGGATGATGATCTAGAAGGTGAGGTAGCGGAAGAGTGTTCAAAATTTGGCACGGTGACACGCGTGCTTATATTTGAGATAACAGAACCCAATTTCCCTCACGATGAAGCGGTCAGAATATTCATTCAATTTGAGAGGTCAGAGCAAGCAACCAAAGCCCTGATTGAACTCGAAGGGCGGTTCTTCGGAGGAAGGGTTGTTCGTGCAGGCTTCTATGATGAGGAAAGGTTTAGCAATAATGAGTTGGCTCCTTTGCCTGGTGAAATTCCTGGCTTTTGA